A single Pedobacter sp. PACM 27299 DNA region contains:
- a CDS encoding OstA-like protein, translating to MQKLYIFFILFLLSFSLLAQQKTKIILKSSQRARVEKNSNTTYLRNPVFQQDNATLACDSAIFYEAKNMFDAFGNVHINQADTINIYSDRLTYDGNTKNAHLTSNVKMIDKESILTTNILDYNLGSKVGTYVTGGKIVNKDVTLTSKNGYYFSNSRDAYFRYNVVVVTPETTIKSDTLRYNTLTNWTYFYGPTNIMGKDDNLYTENGAYNTKTQYAYFGKKNLYTTGSKSLKGDSLYYDGIAGYGKAVRNIVFRDTVDKTVMYGQLGYYYKIDQRTVVTKNPYVGLGTSDSIMVGKKLVPDTLWMGADTLETQMVLLKTLKLIASPVLKKDNEMGEAEEAPEEKVGAKKPTVVAETDKRKDKKKDKQPVAAIPVAAVDPSKTKLPSTADSLSKGNLPLKKDSIALKINPIPIEKKAVALSKKGAKKIVSDSTILVVLKAAEVIQPESLTDSAKTALEKSNTDPLKNAAAEVKKTAGALAGSKAGAVNKAITGAKNVAGNKAVAGAKTVIGNKDTLNKTVTGAKNGAAKAANVVMAKDSIPFNPADTIKTRIIKAYHNVRVYKSNMQARADSLFYTSSDSTLRWYGKPVLWSEGSQQTGDTIYLKLKDKQLNTSQVLSNAFMVNVNLDSARFNQIKGKLITGFFLNGKLNRMFVDGNAESIYFNREKDSIYTEMNQTVSSRIKIIFKEKEISEIITIKDTEGVRTPIKELKADVFLTGFTWKPELRPLSKKEVINGKPKSKPGAKKPAGPKGPKPAAEKKDGKEATVAPPDGKPISEKELLPGKSLPKSINGVAVPSTEAIKKEAIKAGSLNTDSLKTEALKAIPLKVDSAQIDSLKKVIEKKAAPIKSAILNPTTKPATAPSKKQ from the coding sequence GTGCAGAAACTATATATTTTTTTCATTTTATTCCTTCTATCGTTTTCTCTACTGGCTCAGCAGAAGACAAAAATCATTCTTAAAAGCTCCCAGCGTGCAAGGGTAGAAAAGAATAGCAATACGACTTATCTGAGAAATCCGGTATTTCAACAGGACAATGCGACTTTGGCCTGCGATAGTGCTATATTTTATGAAGCCAAAAATATGTTTGATGCCTTTGGCAATGTACACATCAACCAGGCAGATACGATCAATATTTACTCGGATCGATTAACCTATGATGGGAATACAAAAAATGCGCACTTAACCAGTAATGTGAAAATGATCGACAAAGAGTCGATTTTAACTACTAATATCCTGGATTATAACCTGGGTAGTAAAGTAGGAACTTATGTAACTGGTGGAAAGATTGTCAATAAAGACGTGACGCTGACCAGCAAAAACGGTTATTATTTTTCTAATAGCCGGGATGCATACTTCCGCTACAATGTGGTTGTAGTTACCCCGGAAACCACCATTAAATCGGATACGCTAAGGTATAACACTTTAACGAATTGGACTTATTTCTATGGCCCAACTAATATCATGGGTAAAGACGACAACCTTTACACAGAAAACGGTGCTTACAATACGAAAACTCAATATGCTTATTTCGGCAAGAAAAACTTGTATACCACAGGGTCGAAATCGCTAAAAGGAGACAGTTTATATTATGACGGGATTGCCGGATACGGTAAGGCCGTCCGCAACATTGTGTTTAGAGATACGGTGGATAAAACCGTGATGTACGGACAATTGGGCTATTACTACAAAATTGACCAGCGTACTGTGGTGACGAAAAACCCTTATGTAGGCCTGGGCACTTCCGATTCTATTATGGTGGGCAAGAAACTTGTCCCAGATACTTTATGGATGGGTGCCGATACGCTGGAAACGCAGATGGTACTCCTTAAAACTTTAAAATTAATCGCCTCCCCTGTGCTGAAGAAAGACAATGAGATGGGAGAAGCAGAAGAAGCACCAGAAGAGAAAGTTGGTGCCAAAAAGCCGACTGTAGTTGCGGAGACTGATAAAAGAAAAGATAAGAAAAAAGATAAACAACCGGTTGCAGCAATCCCTGTGGCAGCTGTGGATCCCAGCAAAACAAAACTGCCCAGTACAGCCGATTCGCTCTCTAAAGGAAACCTTCCCTTAAAAAAGGATTCAATTGCCTTGAAAATCAATCCTATTCCTATAGAAAAGAAAGCAGTCGCCTTGAGTAAAAAAGGAGCAAAAAAGATAGTTTCAGACAGCACCATATTGGTGGTACTGAAGGCGGCGGAAGTGATCCAGCCAGAATCGCTGACAGACTCCGCAAAAACGGCGCTGGAGAAAAGTAATACCGATCCACTAAAAAATGCAGCTGCTGAGGTCAAAAAAACTGCAGGAGCGCTAGCAGGGAGTAAAGCAGGCGCAGTAAACAAGGCAATCACAGGAGCAAAAAACGTTGCAGGAAATAAGGCAGTTGCCGGCGCTAAAACAGTAATTGGCAATAAAGACACCTTGAATAAAACAGTGACAGGAGCTAAAAATGGGGCAGCAAAAGCAGCGAATGTGGTAATGGCCAAAGATTCAATTCCTTTTAACCCTGCGGATACGATAAAAACAAGGATCATTAAGGCTTATCACAATGTGAGGGTTTATAAGTCCAATATGCAGGCCAGAGCAGACTCCTTGTTCTACACCAGTTCTGACTCTACCCTTCGCTGGTATGGCAAACCAGTATTATGGTCGGAAGGTTCTCAGCAAACTGGAGATACCATTTATTTGAAACTAAAAGATAAACAACTGAATACTTCACAAGTACTCAGCAACGCCTTTATGGTGAATGTAAATTTAGATTCTGCCAGGTTCAACCAGATCAAAGGGAAACTAATCACCGGATTTTTCCTGAATGGCAAGCTGAACAGGATGTTTGTAGATGGAAACGCGGAAAGTATTTATTTCAACAGGGAAAAAGACAGTATTTATACTGAAATGAACCAGACGGTGAGCAGCCGGATTAAGATCATTTTTAAGGAAAAAGAGATCAGTGAGATCATCACCATTAAAGATACAGAAGGGGTAAGAACTCCGATTAAGGAGCTTAAAGCAGATGTTTTCTTAACCGGATTTACCTGGAAGCCGGAATTAAGGCCATTGTCGAAGAAAGAAGTAATCAATGGCAAGCCGAAATCGAAACCTGGCGCCAAGAAACCAGCTGGTCCTAAAGGGCCAAAACCAGCGGCTGAAAAGAAAGATGGGAAAGAAGCCACTGTAGCCCCTCCTGATGGAAAACCAATTTCTGAAAAGGAGCTCCTTCCAGGGAAGTCGCTGCCGAAAAGTATCAATGGTGTTGCGGTTCCTTCAACTGAGGCCATTAAAAAAGAGGCGATTAAAGCGGGTTCCCTGAATACAGATTCTTTAAAAACAGAAGCTTTAAAGGCTATCCCATTAAAGGTAGACAGCGCCCAAATAGATAGTCTTAAAAAAGTAATTGAAAAAAAAGCGGCTCCAATTAAATCCGCTATTCTTAACCCGACAACAAAACCAGCTACTGCTCCTTCAAAAAAGCAATAA
- the rdgB gene encoding RdgB/HAM1 family non-canonical purine NTP pyrophosphatase codes for MTELVFATNNKHKTEEVGNLLRGQYKVLNLSDIGCNVDIPETGSTFAENATLKSQYVLENYQLDCFADDSGLEIEALNQEPGIYSARYSGIKDDAANLNLVLQKMEGQTNRKARFRTVVSLFKNQQNYIFEGIINGHIAEKPMGTQGFGYDPIFVPEGNDISFAQMSMEQKNEISHRAIAMRKLIAFLKEQ; via the coding sequence ATCACTGAATTAGTATTTGCCACAAATAATAAACATAAAACAGAAGAAGTCGGCAATTTATTGCGCGGCCAATATAAAGTATTGAATCTGTCGGATATCGGATGTAACGTAGACATTCCGGAAACAGGAAGCACATTTGCAGAGAATGCAACGTTAAAAAGCCAGTATGTATTGGAAAATTACCAGTTGGATTGCTTTGCTGATGATAGTGGTTTGGAAATCGAAGCCTTAAACCAGGAACCAGGGATCTATTCTGCCAGATATTCAGGAATTAAGGATGATGCTGCAAATTTAAATCTTGTGCTGCAAAAGATGGAAGGGCAAACCAATCGAAAAGCCCGTTTTAGAACGGTAGTTTCCCTTTTCAAAAATCAGCAGAACTATATTTTCGAAGGCATTATTAACGGTCATATCGCTGAAAAACCAATGGGTACGCAAGGTTTTGGATACGATCCGATTTTTGTCCCAGAGGGTAATGACATCAGTTTTGCGCAAATGAGTATGGAGCAGAAAAATGAAATCTCACATCGTGCCATTGCCATGCGTAAGCTTATTGCTTTTTTGAAGGAGCAGTAG
- the cysS gene encoding cysteine--tRNA ligase — protein MNTGLQLYNTLTRKKELFEPLNAPHVGMYVCGPTVYSDVHLGNCRTFISFDLIFRYLKYSGYKVRYVRNITDAGHLEGDRDEGDDKFAKRAKLEQLEPMEIVQKYTLGFHDVLRMFNTLPPSIEPTATGHIIEQIEMIKEIMNNGYAYESNGTIYFDVEKYSQTYNYTILTNRNLEDMLANTRELGGQNEKRGRLDFALWIKAKPETLMRWASPWGEGFPGWHIECSAMSAKYLGAEFDIHGGGMDLAATHHTNEIAQSEACSHKQPAKYWMHTNMLTVNGTRMSKSAGNGFLPEQLFSGDHALLEKGFSPMTVKFFMLQAHYRSTLDFSNEALDASEKGFKRLMNALSLLDKLTPAESSDFEIDPIIDNCVKAMNDDFNSPVVIAELFEASRIINTVYDGKGKISAVELDKLKQLMQDFVYDIFGLKDEETSNIALNSVLDMVIDLRQTAKENKDYATSDKIRLGLQSMGIQLKDSKEGTTWNKA, from the coding sequence ATGAATACAGGCTTACAGCTCTACAATACCCTAACACGTAAAAAAGAACTTTTTGAACCGCTAAACGCACCTCATGTAGGTATGTATGTGTGCGGACCTACTGTTTACAGTGATGTTCACCTGGGCAATTGTCGTACGTTCATCTCTTTTGATTTGATCTTCAGGTATTTGAAATACAGTGGTTATAAAGTACGCTATGTGCGCAACATTACCGATGCCGGCCATTTGGAAGGTGATCGTGATGAAGGAGATGATAAATTTGCTAAAAGAGCGAAACTGGAGCAATTGGAGCCAATGGAAATTGTGCAAAAATACACTTTGGGATTCCATGATGTATTGAGAATGTTCAATACACTACCGCCAAGTATCGAGCCTACCGCTACCGGACACATCATCGAGCAAATTGAAATGATCAAAGAGATCATGAACAATGGTTATGCGTATGAATCCAATGGAACCATCTATTTTGATGTAGAAAAATACAGTCAGACTTATAACTATACCATTCTTACCAATAGAAACCTGGAGGATATGCTGGCGAATACCAGAGAACTGGGTGGACAAAACGAGAAACGCGGCAGGTTAGATTTCGCACTTTGGATTAAAGCAAAACCGGAAACACTCATGCGCTGGGCTTCCCCATGGGGAGAAGGTTTTCCAGGATGGCATATTGAATGTTCCGCAATGAGTGCCAAATATCTTGGTGCAGAATTCGATATTCATGGCGGTGGAATGGATCTTGCAGCAACACACCATACCAATGAAATTGCCCAGTCTGAAGCTTGCAGTCATAAACAACCGGCAAAATACTGGATGCATACCAATATGCTGACCGTAAACGGTACGAGGATGTCGAAAAGTGCAGGTAACGGATTTCTACCGGAACAATTGTTTAGTGGAGACCATGCGTTGCTGGAAAAAGGATTCAGCCCGATGACGGTTAAATTCTTCATGTTACAGGCACATTACCGCAGTACACTAGACTTCTCAAATGAAGCTTTAGATGCTTCGGAAAAAGGATTTAAAAGGCTGATGAATGCTTTGAGTTTACTCGATAAATTGACGCCAGCTGAAAGCAGTGATTTCGAAATCGATCCGATCATCGACAATTGCGTCAAAGCAATGAATGATGATTTCAACAGCCCGGTGGTGATTGCAGAACTTTTCGAAGCCAGCAGAATTATCAATACGGTGTATGATGGAAAAGGAAAAATCTCTGCAGTAGAACTGGACAAGCTTAAACAGCTGATGCAGGATTTTGTGTATGATATTTTCGGACTAAAAGACGAGGAAACTTCTAATATCGCATTAAATTCAGTACTAGATATGGTGATCGACTTACGTCAGACGGCAAAAGAGAACAAGGATTATGCAACTTCAGATAAAATCAGATTGGGCCTGCAAAGTATGGGCATCCAATTGAAAGACAGCAAAGAAGGAACGACCTGGAATAAAGCCTAG
- a CDS encoding peptidylprolyl isomerase, with protein MKKFLVIASGLICLFLNTQAQKKNIDKVVAVLGNNIILLSDLNQQYAQYLNSGNPPDEKIKCYILQQMLAQKLLKQQAEIDSITVDENQVDNEVEKRMRMQIQRAGGEERLEQFLNRSVLQYKDEIRPDIKEQLISDNMQQHITKDVSITPLEVKKYFDSYKKDSLPDIPTEFEVGEIVLHPKLTKAEKQKFYDKIDALRLRVKSGEDFAFLAKSYSEDPGSAPDGGDLGFFDRTKMVKEFTAWAFKLKAGEVSPVFETEHGFHILQVIERRGEQVQARHILIRPQTTPASLERVKLQADSIYSNIVNKKITFSTAASLYSDNKESQYNGGMMLYADNVTARTTFIPADKLDPKVFLVVDTMKVGDLSKPIMFTGQDGKEGYKLLYLKSKIPPHKGNLEQDYSKFKERAQQAKIDRTLSEWFEKRRENTYIRINPDYDQCDELKIWAQTSKK; from the coding sequence ATGAAGAAATTTTTAGTGATTGCAAGCGGTTTAATCTGTTTGTTTTTAAACACACAGGCGCAAAAGAAAAATATTGATAAAGTTGTTGCTGTATTAGGGAATAATATCATTTTATTATCTGATTTGAACCAACAATATGCGCAATACCTGAATTCTGGAAACCCACCTGATGAAAAGATAAAGTGTTATATCCTTCAGCAGATGCTTGCTCAAAAATTACTGAAGCAACAAGCGGAAATCGATTCAATTACCGTAGATGAGAATCAGGTAGACAATGAGGTGGAGAAAAGAATGCGTATGCAAATTCAACGTGCCGGTGGTGAAGAGCGCTTAGAGCAATTCTTAAACCGTTCCGTTTTGCAATACAAAGATGAGATCAGACCGGATATCAAAGAGCAGTTAATTTCTGACAATATGCAGCAGCACATCACAAAAGATGTGAGCATCACCCCTCTTGAAGTTAAAAAATACTTTGATTCTTACAAAAAAGATAGCTTACCTGATATTCCTACAGAATTTGAGGTTGGAGAGATTGTGCTTCACCCAAAACTAACGAAAGCAGAGAAGCAAAAATTCTATGATAAAATCGATGCATTAAGGTTAAGGGTTAAAAGTGGTGAAGACTTTGCTTTCCTTGCAAAATCATATTCTGAAGATCCAGGATCGGCACCTGATGGTGGTGATTTAGGTTTCTTTGACCGTACAAAAATGGTAAAAGAATTTACAGCATGGGCCTTCAAATTGAAAGCCGGTGAGGTTTCCCCAGTTTTTGAAACCGAACATGGTTTCCATATTTTACAGGTGATTGAACGTCGTGGAGAACAAGTCCAGGCCCGTCACATTTTGATTCGTCCACAAACAACGCCAGCCAGTTTAGAACGTGTAAAACTGCAGGCAGATAGTATTTATAGTAACATCGTCAACAAAAAAATCACCTTTTCTACCGCTGCTTCTTTGTATTCTGACAATAAAGAATCACAGTACAATGGTGGAATGATGCTTTACGCAGATAACGTTACTGCAAGAACGACTTTCATTCCTGCTGATAAACTGGACCCTAAAGTATTCTTAGTAGTAGACACAATGAAAGTTGGTGATTTATCTAAACCAATAATGTTTACCGGTCAGGATGGTAAAGAAGGATACAAATTATTGTATCTGAAATCTAAAATCCCACCACACAAAGGAAACCTGGAACAAGATTATTCTAAGTTCAAAGAAAGAGCACAACAGGCCAAAATTGACCGTACGTTGAGCGAGTGGTTTGAGAAAAGAAGAGAAAATACTTACATCAGAATCAACCCTGATTATGACCAGTGTGATGAGTTAAAAATCTGGGCTCAAACTTCTAAAAAATAA
- a CDS encoding AAA family ATPase, producing MPFENEIKAVDALHQVYKDIKAEIGKVVIGQDEVVKSVLIAIFSNGHCLLVGVPGLAKTLLVQTVSNVLDLNFNRIQFTPDLMPSDIIGAEILGEDRNFKFIPGPIFSNIILADEINRTPPKTQAALLEAMQEKAVTAAGQRHILPNPFFVLATQNPIEQEGTYPLPEAQLDRFMFHVHLGYPSFEEELTIVKNTTSNRDVQLKKIINSQQIQYFQKLVRNIPIADNVVEYAVKLASKTRPHTAHATEEVNKYISWGAGPRASQFLVVGAKCHAAISGKYSPDIEDVQAVAEAILRHRIVRNYRAEAEGLSMEQIIKNLF from the coding sequence ATGCCATTTGAAAATGAGATTAAAGCAGTAGACGCCTTACATCAGGTATACAAAGACATTAAAGCCGAGATAGGCAAAGTGGTTATTGGGCAGGATGAAGTGGTGAAATCAGTTTTAATCGCTATTTTCAGCAATGGCCATTGTCTGTTGGTCGGTGTTCCAGGTCTGGCTAAAACCCTGCTGGTTCAAACCGTATCGAATGTGCTGGATCTTAATTTCAATAGGATCCAGTTCACTCCAGACTTAATGCCCAGCGACATTATTGGGGCTGAAATTCTTGGTGAAGACCGCAACTTTAAATTCATTCCCGGACCGATATTTTCAAATATCATTCTTGCTGATGAGATCAATAGAACCCCTCCGAAAACACAGGCTGCCCTATTAGAAGCCATGCAGGAAAAAGCAGTTACTGCAGCCGGACAAAGACATATCTTACCGAATCCTTTCTTCGTATTGGCCACACAAAACCCAATTGAACAAGAAGGAACCTATCCGCTTCCAGAAGCACAATTGGATCGTTTTATGTTCCATGTGCATTTAGGCTACCCTTCTTTTGAAGAAGAATTGACCATCGTAAAAAACACCACCAGCAATCGGGATGTTCAGCTGAAAAAGATCATCAATTCGCAGCAGATTCAATATTTTCAGAAACTGGTCCGCAATATCCCTATCGCTGATAATGTAGTAGAATATGCCGTTAAACTGGCTAGTAAAACGCGTCCGCATACTGCGCATGCGACCGAAGAGGTGAATAAATACATCAGCTGGGGCGCAGGTCCTAGGGCCTCTCAGTTTCTTGTAGTTGGTGCCAAGTGTCATGCAGCGATTTCTGGGAAGTATTCACCGGATATTGAAGATGTGCAGGCGGTAGCAGAAGCCATATTAAGACATAGGATTGTTCGGAATTACCGTGCGGAAGCAGAAGGTCTTTCCATGGAACAGATCATTAAAAACTTGTTTTAA
- a CDS encoding nuclear transport factor 2 family protein, which translates to MINKFLYTVVALSMTVGAYAQKSDGTTKSLVKAEKEFAESLAKHGAKSAYTSFSANDALVFRPNPVNAKTFYATQEESKNVSWTPTYARVAKSGDWGFTTGPYTIDGVEKTYGQYLTVWKAKDGKWELALDLGTTHNKPLNKLETSYIEPKEYYKPKFATDKQRAAGTDIIVTTEKTLNTTLKSYGVAAFAGFLNPDARVLFPGYEPIVGKDKAMAFYNGMVKNMTLKTTKADKALGGDLAYTYGVATIDYKADLRESFNYVFIYERQADHNWNLIMQVFTPAER; encoded by the coding sequence ATGATCAATAAATTCCTTTATACAGTAGTCGCCCTTTCTATGACAGTTGGTGCTTATGCACAGAAGTCGGACGGAACCACTAAATCTCTTGTTAAAGCAGAGAAAGAATTTGCAGAAAGCCTGGCAAAACATGGCGCCAAAAGTGCTTACACTAGCTTTTCCGCAAATGATGCACTAGTATTCAGACCGAATCCGGTAAATGCGAAAACTTTTTATGCCACACAGGAAGAGAGTAAAAATGTGAGCTGGACGCCAACTTATGCAAGAGTAGCTAAGAGCGGAGACTGGGGTTTCACTACAGGTCCTTATACAATCGATGGAGTAGAGAAAACTTACGGGCAGTATTTGACCGTATGGAAAGCGAAAGATGGCAAATGGGAATTGGCATTAGATCTAGGTACTACGCACAACAAACCGCTGAATAAGCTGGAAACTTCTTATATCGAGCCTAAAGAATATTATAAACCTAAATTTGCAACCGATAAACAAAGAGCTGCGGGAACAGATATCATCGTGACCACAGAGAAAACGTTGAATACTACCCTGAAGTCTTACGGTGTAGCTGCATTTGCAGGTTTCTTAAATCCTGATGCCAGAGTATTGTTCCCTGGATATGAGCCGATCGTTGGAAAAGATAAAGCCATGGCTTTCTACAACGGTATGGTGAAAAATATGACACTTAAAACTACTAAAGCAGATAAAGCTTTAGGTGGTGATCTTGCCTATACTTATGGCGTTGCAACCATTGATTATAAAGCAGATTTAAGAGAAAGCTTCAATTACGTGTTTATCTATGAGCGTCAGGCCGACCATAACTGGAACCTGATCATGCAGGTTTTCACACCTGCTGAACGTTAA
- a CDS encoding glycerophosphodiester phosphodiesterase family protein, producing MKKNILILAAMLIVGQSQAQKFDLQGQRGARGIMPENTIPGMIKALDLGVNTLVMNAVISKDKQVVLSQEPYFNAEISLKPDGKAISLKDQKKYNIYKMNYEEVKKFDVGSKIHNRYPGQQKFKAYKPLLEETMDSVESYVKFNKLTKPNYSIETKLIPKGDGEFQPEPSEFVDLIMEIVKRKKLEKRVTIQSFDIRTLQYLHEHYPKIKTGLLIDEKENFEVNIEELGFKPTVYSPYSVLVGKSLVDRCHEAGIKIIPWTINSTKEMKYLIGLGVDGLVTDYPNLFKPALLKEE from the coding sequence ATGAAGAAAAATATACTAATCCTTGCGGCAATGTTGATTGTCGGTCAAAGTCAGGCTCAGAAATTCGATTTACAAGGCCAGAGAGGCGCTCGTGGCATAATGCCTGAAAATACCATACCAGGAATGATTAAAGCCTTAGATCTCGGCGTTAATACCTTAGTGATGAATGCTGTGATTTCAAAAGATAAGCAGGTGGTGCTTTCTCAGGAGCCCTATTTTAATGCAGAGATCAGTTTGAAGCCAGATGGTAAAGCCATCAGTTTAAAAGATCAAAAGAAATATAACATCTACAAAATGAATTATGAGGAGGTGAAGAAATTCGATGTAGGAAGCAAAATTCACAACCGTTATCCTGGCCAGCAGAAATTTAAAGCATATAAACCATTGTTGGAAGAAACGATGGATTCAGTGGAGTCTTATGTGAAATTCAACAAGCTTACTAAACCTAATTACAGTATTGAAACAAAACTGATCCCCAAAGGAGATGGAGAATTTCAACCGGAACCTTCGGAGTTTGTAGACCTGATTATGGAAATTGTGAAAAGAAAGAAACTGGAGAAAAGAGTGACCATCCAATCATTTGATATCCGTACACTTCAATACCTTCATGAGCATTATCCTAAGATCAAAACTGGATTGCTGATCGATGAAAAGGAAAACTTTGAAGTTAATATTGAGGAATTAGGATTTAAGCCGACAGTATATAGCCCATATTCAGTATTGGTAGGAAAAAGCTTAGTGGATCGTTGTCACGAAGCCGGGATTAAAATCATCCCATGGACGATCAATTCCACTAAAGAGATGAAGTATCTGATTGGGTTAGGAGTAGACGGTCTGGTAACGGATTATCCAAATCTGTTTAAACCAGCGCTGCTGAAAGAAGAGTAA